The following proteins are encoded in a genomic region of Clostridium kluyveri:
- the ppsA gene encoding phosphoenolpyruvate synthase: protein MNSYVLGFCEIDKTKLAMVGGKGANLGELSRIEGIQVPEGFCVTTEAYKEIIRNSEEFNSLLNQLSPIKADNREGIGEISAKIRKVIEGITLPKGIDNEITRHLAQLGEKNAYAVRSSATAEDLPTASFAGQQDTYLNIIGKEAILRHISRCWASLFTDRAVTYRIQNSFNHRKVHLSVVIQKMVFPEEAGIMFTADPVNANRKVLSIDASFGLGEALVSGLVNADNYKVRDGRIIDKKISTKELAIYALKEGGTEEKKIQSDRQNRQTLTDEQILELEKTGRRIEAYFGRPQDIEWCLYENKFFIVQSRPITTLYPIPDVRDGKNHVYMSFGHQQMMTDAMKPLGLSCFQYSGGDETLMIQAGGRLFMDLSHDMASTFGRTLAVAAMGKVDPLIDSALKNLTKRKEFIKSLSRGKRFLSMGSGYFSWALVTQFIKIYRSGDVGVVPALMRKNEAAIKELEKKFAALSGDELFAAVDMELKQLIKAIGDPQGLGSVWTGTLAVNWVNKNVEKWLGEKGAADTLTQSAPNNVAGEMGLELLDVSDVVRQYPAVAEYLKTVKPEGADVFFNDLGKLEGGEAVSKAMREFLAKYGVRCSGEIDITKPRWIEEPSALAPMILSNIENFTPGAHKEIFERGLKEAEEKRREILSRLSKGKAKKAEKMISRIRNFIGYREYPKYVMVCRYWIVKQALLREAEKLVQCGVFRKREDIYYLSFEELREAARTKKFDYNKILKQEDEFEVYEKLTPPRLMTSEGEIIPGEYDSGKAPKGALIGIPASSGVVEGRARVILRLEDAELSKSDILVTRFTDPSWTPVFVSISGLVAEVGGMMTHGSVVAREYGLPAVVGVENATRLIKDGQKIRVNGTKGYVEIL, encoded by the coding sequence ATGAACTCATATGTACTTGGTTTTTGTGAAATCGATAAAACCAAGCTTGCGATGGTCGGGGGCAAAGGCGCCAACCTGGGGGAACTATCCAGGATTGAGGGGATACAAGTGCCGGAGGGCTTTTGTGTTACTACCGAAGCATATAAAGAAATTATTAGGAATAGCGAGGAGTTTAATTCACTGCTGAATCAATTGTCCCCTATAAAAGCAGACAACAGAGAAGGCATTGGTGAAATCAGCGCAAAAATCCGCAAGGTCATCGAAGGAATAACTCTTCCGAAAGGCATCGATAATGAGATTACCCGTCATCTTGCCCAACTTGGTGAAAAAAATGCCTATGCCGTACGTTCCAGCGCTACGGCAGAGGATCTGCCGACAGCCTCCTTTGCGGGACAACAGGATACGTATCTGAACATCATAGGAAAGGAAGCAATCCTCAGACACATCAGCAGGTGCTGGGCATCGCTGTTTACTGACCGTGCCGTGACCTACCGCATCCAAAACAGCTTCAATCACCGTAAGGTCCATCTGTCTGTGGTTATCCAGAAGATGGTTTTCCCGGAGGAGGCAGGAATTATGTTTACAGCCGATCCTGTCAATGCTAACAGGAAGGTACTCTCCATCGATGCAAGCTTTGGGCTCGGTGAAGCTCTGGTCTCCGGCCTAGTAAACGCGGACAACTATAAGGTGCGTGACGGCAGGATCATTGATAAGAAGATATCCACAAAAGAGCTGGCGATCTATGCCTTAAAAGAAGGTGGAACGGAGGAGAAAAAAATACAGTCCGACCGTCAGAACAGGCAGACGCTGACAGACGAGCAGATTTTGGAGCTTGAGAAAACAGGCAGACGGATTGAAGCCTATTTTGGCCGTCCGCAGGATATCGAATGGTGCCTATATGAAAATAAATTCTTTATCGTCCAGAGCCGTCCCATCACTACCTTATACCCCATACCAGACGTGCGGGATGGAAAAAACCACGTGTATATGTCGTTTGGGCACCAGCAGATGATGACAGACGCGATGAAGCCGCTGGGGCTTTCCTGCTTCCAGTACAGCGGGGGCGACGAAACGTTGATGATCCAAGCGGGAGGCAGGCTTTTCATGGATCTCTCTCACGATATGGCGTCAACTTTCGGGCGGACGCTTGCGGTCGCGGCAATGGGGAAAGTCGACCCGCTGATCGATAGCGCGCTAAAAAACTTAACGAAGCGGAAAGAGTTCATAAAATCGCTTTCACGCGGCAAGCGGTTTCTTAGCATGGGGTCGGGGTATTTTTCGTGGGCATTGGTCACGCAGTTCATAAAAATCTACCGGTCGGGCGACGTGGGCGTAGTCCCCGCTTTGATGAGGAAAAATGAGGCAGCTATAAAGGAGCTTGAGAAAAAGTTCGCCGCACTTTCCGGCGATGAGCTTTTTGCCGCAGTTGATATGGAATTAAAACAGCTTATTAAGGCAATCGGCGACCCTCAGGGTTTGGGTTCTGTCTGGACTGGGACCCTCGCGGTGAACTGGGTCAACAAAAACGTGGAGAAATGGCTCGGCGAGAAAGGTGCTGCGGACACACTGACACAGTCCGCGCCGAACAATGTAGCGGGTGAGATGGGGCTTGAACTGCTGGATGTTTCAGATGTGGTGAGACAGTACCCGGCGGTAGCGGAATACCTAAAAACAGTTAAACCTGAGGGGGCGGACGTGTTTTTTAATGATCTTGGCAAATTGGAGGGCGGCGAGGCCGTAAGCAAAGCTATGCGGGAATTTTTAGCAAAATACGGCGTACGCTGCTCCGGTGAGATAGACATCACAAAGCCGCGCTGGATAGAGGAGCCGTCCGCGCTCGCCCCGATGATTCTGAGCAATATCGAAAACTTCACACCAGGCGCACATAAAGAGATATTTGAACGGGGACTGAAAGAAGCCGAGGAAAAGCGGCGGGAAATTCTAAGCCGCCTTTCGAAGGGCAAAGCGAAAAAAGCGGAGAAAATGATCAGCCGCATACGCAACTTCATCGGCTATCGGGAGTATCCCAAGTACGTCATGGTTTGTCGCTATTGGATAGTCAAACAGGCCCTCCTGCGGGAGGCCGAAAAGTTGGTTCAATGCGGGGTTTTCCGCAAGAGAGAGGATATTTATTATCTGTCTTTTGAGGAACTGCGGGAGGCCGCCCGGACGAAGAAATTTGATTATAACAAAATATTGAAGCAAGAAGATGAGTTCGAAGTTTACGAAAAACTGACGCCACCGAGGCTGATGACTTCCGAAGGCGAGATAATCCCAGGCGAATACGACTCGGGAAAGGCACCAAAAGGGGCGCTCATTGGAATACCCGCGTCGTCGGGGGTTGTGGAAGGCCGCGCTCGTGTTATTCTCCGGCTAGAGGACGCCGAACTATCAAAAAGCGACATTTTAGTGACAAGATTCACAGACCCAAGCTGGACGCCGGTTTTCGTGTCCATTAGCGGATTAGTGGCGGAAGTGGGCGGCATGATGACCCATGGTTCTGTGGTTGCCAGAGAATACGGCCTGCCTGCGGTTGTAGGCGTGGAAAACGCTACCAGGCTCATTAAAGACGGACAAAAAATTCGGGTAAATGGAACGAAAGGGTATGTGGAAATCCTGTAA
- a CDS encoding TetR/AcrR family transcriptional regulator, translated as MEKFLSLPIEKQNIIIDAALTCFGTNGYKKASISDIAAVAGISKALVFHYFSTKKALYLYLIDLCTRIILNELYEKFDNAVTDFFDRIKLAASIEISVMKKHPAILSFLDSVYFENDDEVKANIKAILANSESESLRSKIAFEGTDISKFKDDIDPKLVMKILNKLVDGYLSKMPTKARIDLDALCEEIDECINLFKKNFYKEKYL; from the coding sequence TTGGAGAAATTTTTAAGTTTACCCATAGAAAAGCAAAATATAATTATTGATGCCGCTCTTACATGCTTTGGAACTAACGGTTACAAAAAAGCATCTATAAGCGATATCGCTGCTGTAGCAGGGATTTCAAAAGCATTGGTATTTCATTACTTTAGCACAAAAAAGGCTTTGTATTTATACCTAATTGATTTATGCACTCGTATTATCCTGAATGAACTCTATGAAAAGTTTGATAATGCCGTTACTGATTTTTTTGACAGAATTAAGCTTGCAGCTAGCATTGAAATTTCAGTTATGAAAAAACATCCTGCCATCCTTTCTTTCTTAGACAGTGTGTATTTTGAAAATGATGATGAAGTTAAAGCGAACATAAAAGCTATTCTTGCAAATAGTGAAAGTGAAAGTTTGAGAAGCAAAATTGCTTTTGAAGGCACTGACATTTCAAAATTTAAAGATGACATTGATCCAAAGCTTGTTATGAAAATACTCAATAAGCTTGTCGATGGGTATTTAAGTAAAATGCCAACTAAAGCAAGGATTGATCTTGATGCTCTATGCGAAGAAATTGATGAATGTATAAACCTATTTAAAAAAAATTTTTATAAAGAAAAATATTTATAA
- a CDS encoding ATP-binding cassette domain-containing protein produces the protein MRYEASTILEDVSIYVEYSDIYGLVGKNSSGKTTLIRILTGLIQNFNCNQFSCYYADGHHIRPLCF, from the coding sequence ATGCGGTATGAGGCAAGTACTATTTTAGAAGATGTTTCTATATATGTAGAATATAGTGATATTTATGGGCTGGTTGGGAAAAACAGTTCTGGAAAAACAACCCTTATCCGTATCCTTACGGGATTAATCCAGAATTTTAATTGTAATCAATTCAGTTGCTACTATGCTGATGGCCACCATATTAGGCCTCTTTGTTTTTAG
- a CDS encoding zf-HC2 domain-containing protein yields MKISCEIIKDLLPLYLDGVCSNDSKALIEEHLAECDNCKTELQTMKGDLFINHKDQNLKEAEAVRKLSRRWKKGMIRSLLEGVLITLLVIAAIALVLYLFMDIRALPKPY; encoded by the coding sequence ATGAAAATATCTTGCGAGATCATAAAAGACCTGCTCCCGTTGTACCTCGACGGGGTATGCAGTAATGATAGCAAGGCGCTGATTGAGGAACACCTTGCTGAATGCGATAACTGCAAGACCGAACTGCAAACAATGAAAGGGGATCTTTTTATAAATCACAAAGATCAAAACTTGAAAGAAGCCGAAGCAGTAAGAAAACTGTCAAGGAGATGGAAAAAAGGAATGATAAGATCTTTACTAGAAGGTGTCTTAATTACACTTTTAGTGATTGCCGCCATTGCTCTCGTTTTGTATTTGTTTATGGATATACGAGCTTTACCAAAACCCTATTGA
- a CDS encoding RNA polymerase sigma factor, translating into MADFGEIYSEYFSDVYKYVLSLYMDEAVAEEITQETFFKAMQHIDKFNGSCKLYVWLCQIAKNTYFTLYKKKKRIVSDLDTGIPDISFNLETDYLDKDTSKQLHIELHNLTEPYKEVFTLRVFGELPFSQIGELFGKTDSWARLIFYRAKKQLQEVIK; encoded by the coding sequence GTGGCGGATTTCGGTGAGATATATTCGGAATACTTTTCCGACGTTTATAAATATGTACTATCCCTTTATATGGATGAGGCTGTTGCAGAAGAAATAACGCAAGAAACCTTTTTTAAGGCAATGCAGCACATAGATAAATTTAATGGTTCTTGTAAGCTGTATGTTTGGCTTTGTCAAATAGCAAAGAACACCTATTTTACACTTTATAAAAAGAAAAAGCGTATTGTATCAGACCTGGATACAGGCATACCGGATATATCTTTCAACTTAGAAACGGATTATCTTGACAAGGATACGTCGAAACAGCTGCACATTGAGTTGCATAATCTAACTGAACCATACAAAGAGGTTTTTACTTTACGGGTGTTTGGAGAACTGCCATTTTCACAAATCGGGGAACTATTCGGAAAAACTGACAGTTGGGCAAGACTGATTTTTTATAGGGCCAAAAAGCAATTACAGGAGGTAATAAAATGA
- a CDS encoding helix-turn-helix domain-containing protein, producing MDYISAPEAAKKLGISERCVQKLCEENCISGVIRFSQMWLIPKDAEKPADGRRKENKKV from the coding sequence ATGGATTATATTTCTGCCCCGGAAGCAGCGAAGAAGTTGGGTATTTCAGAACGGTGCGTACAAAAACTTTGTGAGGAAAACTGCATATCTGGTGTGATAAGATTCAGTCAAATGTGGCTGATACCGAAAGACGCTGAAAAGCCCGCAGACGGACGCCGGAAAGAAAATAAAAAAGTTTGA
- a CDS encoding ABC transporter ATP-binding protein, with amino-acid sequence MLNLKEMLMLTDKGYSDLKKAIIACTITNLSLMLPFGVTIGIFTELLKPLMGQKISWTIMWILFGAGIISAILVFIASKNDYKKTYVTSYMEAENTRISVSEHIRKLPMSFFNSKDLSELTTNIMGDCSTTEHVLSHIIPQLYANAISITIICAMLAIFDWRLALSIFCTVPIALLVILGSKKIQNKLGEKHVDAKLKASGQVQEYLEGIKVIKACGLDGSKFSSLDSALRLMKKMAIKMEFGTGIFVTEAQMIIQAGVGLTVFVGVYLLTGGKIELIPLLMFLLIVVRIYGPVVVELTLLPELFYHRIATKRMRTLINTPVMEGYTQTQITNWNIDFENVSFSYNNKNPQEDVVIKNLTVSIPSDAITALVGPSGCGKSTISRLIARFWDVNKGRIKIGGVDVKTLDPEYLMSYMSFVFQDVILFNDTVYNNIRIGNLEATEHQVMEAAKAACCDEFVNELPDGYQTTLGENGSTLSGGERQRISIARALLKNAPIVLLDEATASLDPENEVWIQQAISKLISGKTVIVIAHRLRTVAGADKIIVLNEGKLVEEGTHDTLIKNKGLYERLYNIQQESLGWSV; translated from the coding sequence ATGCTTAATCTCAAGGAGATGTTGATGCTTACAGATAAAGGCTATTCCGATTTAAAGAAGGCCATAATAGCATGTACTATTACCAATCTTTCACTAATGCTGCCCTTTGGCGTGACCATTGGAATTTTTACCGAACTATTAAAGCCGCTCATGGGTCAGAAAATTTCATGGACAATAATGTGGATACTGTTTGGAGCCGGTATCATATCGGCAATTTTGGTGTTTATCGCCAGCAAAAATGATTATAAAAAAACCTATGTAACCTCTTATATGGAGGCTGAGAATACGCGAATCAGCGTCTCTGAGCATATACGAAAACTTCCCATGAGCTTTTTTAATTCCAAGGATTTATCAGAACTTACCACGAATATCATGGGAGACTGTTCTACTACTGAACATGTATTGAGTCATATAATTCCGCAATTGTACGCCAATGCTATTTCTATCACCATTATTTGTGCCATGCTTGCCATATTTGACTGGAGGCTTGCACTTTCTATATTCTGCACTGTACCCATTGCGCTTCTTGTCATTTTAGGCAGTAAAAAGATTCAGAATAAATTGGGAGAAAAACATGTGGATGCAAAGCTAAAGGCATCCGGACAGGTGCAGGAATATTTGGAGGGTATCAAGGTTATCAAGGCATGCGGTTTGGACGGTTCCAAGTTCTCATCATTAGATAGCGCTTTACGTTTGATGAAAAAAATGGCTATTAAAATGGAATTTGGCACCGGGATTTTTGTTACAGAGGCTCAGATGATTATACAGGCTGGTGTGGGACTTACAGTCTTTGTCGGCGTTTATCTACTGACAGGGGGTAAAATTGAGCTCATCCCATTATTAATGTTTTTGCTCATCGTTGTAAGAATCTATGGACCAGTTGTTGTTGAACTTACTTTATTACCAGAGCTATTTTATCATCGCATTGCTACAAAGCGAATGCGTACTTTAATAAATACACCGGTTATGGAAGGATATACTCAAACACAGATTACAAACTGGAATATTGATTTTGAAAATGTGTCCTTCAGCTATAATAATAAGAATCCTCAGGAAGATGTGGTAATCAAAAATCTTACAGTATCCATCCCCTCAGATGCTATTACAGCTCTGGTAGGTCCTTCAGGATGCGGAAAAAGCACAATTTCAAGACTAATTGCACGGTTTTGGGATGTAAACAAGGGAAGGATTAAAATTGGAGGCGTGGATGTTAAAACACTGGATCCGGAATATCTTATGAGCTATATGTCCTTTGTATTTCAGGATGTTATTCTCTTTAACGATACGGTATACAATAATATCCGCATCGGAAATCTAGAGGCAACAGAACATCAAGTGATGGAGGCTGCAAAAGCAGCTTGCTGCGACGAGTTTGTAAATGAATTACCTGACGGTTATCAAACAACGCTCGGTGAAAACGGCAGTACCCTTTCAGGCGGTGAGCGACAGCGAATTTCAATTGCCCGTGCACTTTTAAAGAATGCACCTATCGTACTGCTGGATGAAGCTACAGCTTCTTTAGATCCTGAAAATGAGGTATGGATTCAGCAGGCCATCTCTAAATTGATTTCGGGAAAAACGGTTATTGTAATCGCACACAGACTGAGAACAGTTGCAGGGGCGGATAAAATCATTGTTTTAAATGAAGGTAAACTAGTGGAGGAAGGTACCCATGATACATTGATCAAAAATAAAGGCCTATATGAAAGACTATACAATATTCAGCAGGAAAGTCTAGGCTGGAGTGTATAG
- a CDS encoding ABC transporter ATP-binding protein gives MKQKTAIAKKPKTGMARLMELAATKKPLMITSVILSALASIASFIPYIAIYYIVLEIMGIYPEFSALDVERTIGFGWIAFGGIILNILLYFLALMCSHLAAFGTLYELKVNFASHLAKVPLGFHVLVGSGKLRKIMDENIEKIEGFMAHQLPDMVASFVAPFVMFVILLVVDWRFGLAAIVGIVIAFVIQMIAYGNDGAKTMMKKYQTSLEDMNNASVEYIRGITVVKAFKQTVYSFRRMHKAIKEYTNMVIPYTLSWENYMSAFITIVNNIYLFLIPVGILIGLNTTDYVSFASKFIFYLIFVPSIATIMTKIMYVSTSGIQIIGGVERMDEILHTESLSQPKNPRTTEKHEIIFENVSFSYAEQEVDALSRISFSAEENQITAIVGPSGGGKSTIAHLIPRFFDVTEGSIRIGGVDIRHMNTNYLMEKVSFVFQDVFLFKQSIMDNIRIGNQNATNEQIIAAAKAAQCHEFIEKLHNKYDTVIGTKGIHLSGGEQQRIAIARAIVKNAPIIILDEATAFSDPENEHLIQRAFKKLMHGKTVVMIAHRLSTIRSANKIVVIDKGHLIEQGTHDELLAKEGKYFAMWNMYVKMLDWKMNRKRGETNA, from the coding sequence ATGAAACAAAAAACTGCAATAGCCAAAAAACCGAAAACTGGAATGGCAAGGCTAATGGAACTTGCAGCCACAAAAAAACCGCTTATGATTACTTCAGTGATTTTATCCGCACTGGCCTCCATTGCTTCTTTTATTCCGTATATTGCTATTTACTATATCGTTTTAGAGATCATGGGAATATATCCCGAATTTTCAGCCCTTGACGTAGAAAGGACAATTGGATTCGGCTGGATTGCTTTTGGAGGTATTATTCTGAATATCCTATTGTACTTTTTAGCTCTGATGTGTTCACATCTTGCAGCCTTTGGTACACTGTACGAATTGAAGGTAAATTTTGCATCACATCTCGCTAAAGTACCACTGGGCTTTCACGTTTTAGTGGGCAGTGGTAAACTACGCAAGATTATGGATGAGAACATTGAAAAGATCGAAGGATTTATGGCCCATCAACTTCCTGATATGGTAGCATCCTTTGTTGCACCATTTGTCATGTTCGTCATTTTACTTGTTGTGGACTGGCGCTTTGGTCTCGCAGCAATCGTAGGCATTGTCATTGCCTTTGTTATTCAGATGATTGCCTACGGAAATGATGGAGCAAAGACCATGATGAAAAAATATCAAACCTCACTAGAAGATATGAACAATGCATCTGTAGAATATATAAGAGGCATTACCGTAGTCAAAGCCTTCAAACAAACCGTATATTCCTTTCGCAGGATGCATAAAGCAATAAAGGAATATACTAATATGGTGATTCCCTATACATTAAGCTGGGAAAATTATATGTCGGCCTTTATCACAATTGTAAATAATATTTATTTATTTTTAATACCAGTAGGTATTCTAATTGGACTCAATACAACAGATTATGTTTCATTTGCCAGCAAATTTATTTTTTATTTGATCTTTGTACCCTCCATCGCAACCATTATGACGAAAATTATGTATGTTTCTACCAGCGGCATCCAAATCATCGGTGGAGTGGAACGAATGGATGAAATTCTGCACACTGAATCACTGTCTCAGCCCAAAAATCCAAGAACAACTGAAAAGCATGAAATTATTTTTGAAAATGTGTCTTTTTCTTATGCAGAACAAGAAGTTGACGCCCTGTCCCGCATTTCATTCAGCGCGGAGGAAAATCAAATTACAGCTATTGTGGGACCTTCCGGGGGAGGAAAAAGTACCATTGCCCATCTGATTCCACGTTTTTTTGATGTAACGGAAGGAAGCATCCGAATTGGCGGGGTGGATATTCGTCATATGAATACAAATTATTTGATGGAAAAAGTTAGCTTTGTATTCCAGGATGTATTTCTCTTTAAACAGAGTATTATGGATAATATCCGTATAGGAAATCAAAATGCAACAAATGAACAAATAATTGCTGCGGCCAAAGCCGCCCAATGCCATGAATTTATTGAAAAGCTGCATAATAAATATGATACTGTGATTGGCACAAAAGGAATTCATCTATCAGGAGGGGAGCAGCAGCGTATTGCCATTGCAAGGGCCATTGTAAAAAATGCACCAATTATTATACTAGATGAAGCAACTGCATTTTCGGATCCCGAGAATGAACATCTTATCCAAAGGGCTTTTAAAAAGCTAATGCATGGCAAAACAGTGGTTATGATTGCACACCGTTTGTCTACCATACGGAGTGCTAATAAAATAGTGGTAATTGACAAGGGCCATCTTATCGAGCAGGGCACCCATGATGAACTACTTGCAAAAGAAGGAAAATATTTCGCCATGTGGAATATGTATGTCAAAATGTTGGATTGGAAGATGAACAGAAAGAGGGGCGAAACAAATGCTTAA
- a CDS encoding helix-turn-helix domain-containing protein has translation MAIILRLDRVMADRKISVNELADKIGIANVNLSKIKTGKISAIRFSTLNAICDILDCQPGDILEFQKDGKKT, from the coding sequence ATGGCAATTATATTAAGGTTGGATAGGGTAATGGCTGATCGTAAAATATCAGTTAACGAATTGGCGGATAAGATTGGTATTGCAAACGTCAATCTATCGAAGATAAAAACTGGCAAAATTAGCGCAATACGTTTTTCTACGCTTAATGCAATCTGTGATATATTGGATTGTCAACCTGGAGATATCCTTGAATTTCAGAAAGATGGAAAAAAAACATAG
- a CDS encoding class I SAM-dependent methyltransferase, which yields MKNKPILQVQTVQNTMLIPLWGRAVASEKNPEILYDKQAIDIIKNYDYDFKNVAKTFGEFGGICYIVRARKIEDAIREFIRKYPRGTVVNIGAGLDTSFSRVDNGSILWYNLDLPDSIAFRRSFIPDSERNISIAKSLFDTTWFDDVKFTFEDGIFFVSGGVFYFFKEQQLREIFRIMARRFPGGELYFDAESRTAVKRSNNMIKKTGNKGAIMYFYVNDAKKFQSWSSAIKLVSCEGYFKNIPFNKQWSLRLRLMMRMSDWTHMMKFVYLRFLK from the coding sequence ATGAAAAATAAACCAATACTACAGGTGCAGACAGTACAAAACACAATGCTTATCCCGCTTTGGGGACGTGCTGTAGCTAGTGAGAAGAATCCTGAAATACTGTATGATAAGCAAGCCATTGACATTATCAAAAACTATGATTATGATTTTAAAAATGTTGCAAAAACCTTTGGGGAATTTGGTGGTATTTGTTATATAGTACGTGCACGTAAAATTGAGGATGCTATTCGGGAATTTATACGAAAGTATCCTCGAGGGACAGTAGTAAATATTGGAGCAGGTCTGGATACCTCCTTTTCCAGAGTTGATAATGGAAGTATACTATGGTATAATCTGGATTTACCTGATTCTATTGCTTTTCGCAGGAGTTTTATTCCAGATTCTGAGCGTAATATTAGTATTGCAAAATCTTTGTTTGATACTACATGGTTTGATGATGTAAAATTCACCTTTGAAGATGGCATATTTTTTGTTTCGGGAGGGGTTTTCTATTTTTTTAAAGAACAACAACTTCGTGAAATATTCAGGATAATGGCAAGGCGTTTTCCAGGAGGAGAATTGTATTTTGATGCTGAGTCCAGAACGGCAGTCAAAAGATCAAATAATATGATTAAAAAAACAGGGAATAAAGGAGCCATAATGTATTTTTATGTTAATGATGCGAAGAAATTTCAAAGTTGGTCATCAGCTATCAAATTGGTTTCCTGTGAAGGTTATTTTAAAAATATTCCATTTAATAAACAATGGAGTCTTAGACTTCGTTTGATGATGAGGATGTCGGATTGGACGCATATGATGAAATTTGTTTATCTACGTTTTTTAAAATAA